The proteins below come from a single Cannabis sativa cultivar Pink pepper isolate KNU-18-1 chromosome 3, ASM2916894v1, whole genome shotgun sequence genomic window:
- the LOC115711454 gene encoding beta-1,4-xylosyltransferase IRX9 produces the protein MGSVERSKKRVHVWKRAIVHFCLCFVMGFFTGFFPTGKSSIFSYDNFNYVVSSSLSNKQQFSPQPIETISNQPETTSRFNTTTSSTTSNVNVSEETIVPMPQNHPQRMKLSEQKEQGREEVEVEEEKRQIPPPRKLVIIVTPTSTNDNKFQGVLLRRMANTLRLAKPPLLWIVVEGQSESNDMSQILRKTGIMYRHLVFKENFTDIEAELDHQRNVALKHIEHHKLSGIVHFASLSNVYDLDFFNELRKIEGFGTWPIAVVGANRQRVIIEGPVCDSSQVIGWHLRKMNNETDDIDSKPPIPTSSFGFNSSILWDPERWGRTSPIQTTSQDSIKFVKQVVLEDETEIKGIPPDGCSKIMLWRLNFPIQSTPNNAIPPLTTAIDNSQR, from the exons TTCCCAACCGGTAAGTCTTCAATTTTCTCATACGACAATTTCAACTATGTCGTTTCTTCATCATTAAGTAATAAGCAACAGTTCTCACCTCAGCCTATTGAAACAATCTCTAATCAACCAGAAACGACAAGTCGTTTCAACACAACTACTAGTTCTACTACTAGTAATGTTAATGTTTCAGAAGAAACAATTGTTCCTATGCCTCAAAATCATCCCCAAAGAATGAAATTATCAGAACAAAAAGAACAAGGACGAGAAGAAGTAGAAGTTGAAGAAGAAAAACGACAAATACCACCACCAAGAAAGCTAGTGATAATAGTGACACCAACAAGCACAAACGACAACAAGTTTCAAGGGGTGCTTTTGAGAAGGATGGCTAACACTCTGCGCTTGGCTAAACCACCGTTGCTTTGGATTGTCGTTGAGGGACAAAGTGAGTCAAACGACATGTCGCAGATACTAAGGAAGACAGGTATTATGTATAGACATTTGGTGTTCAAAGAGAATTTCACTGATATTGAAGCTGAGCTCGATCATCAAAGGAATGTTGCTCTCAAACACATTGAACATCATAAGCTTAGTGGGATTGTTCACTTTGCTTCCCTTTCCAATGTTTATGATCTCGACTTCTTCAATGAGCTTCGAAAAATTGA GGGTTTTGGGACATGGCCAATAGCAGTAGTGGGAGCAAACAGGCAGAGAGTGATCATAGAAGGACCTGTATGTGATTCTTCACAAGTCATAGGTTGGCATCTAAGAAAAATGAACAATGAAACTGATGATATTGACTCCAAACCTCCAATTCCCACTTCAAGTTTTGGCTTCAATAGCTCTATCCTTTGGGACCCCGAAAGATGGGGTCGGACTTCCCCTATTCAAACCACCTCTCag GATTCAATCAAATTTGTGAAGCAAGTGGTTCTTGAAGATGAAACTGAAATAAAAGGTATCCCACCAGATGGGTGCTCTAAGATCATGCTTTGGCGtcttaattttccaattcaatcaaCACCAAACAATGCTATTCCACCTCTAACTACTGCAATTGATAATAgtcaaagataa